The Vibrio echinoideorum DNA window GAACAAGTTGTACCAAACAGAACACATCAAATTCACCGCTCGTTTGACATCAGATGGTAAGCCTCTCGTACTGCGTGATTTTCTTGATCGCGTGAAACTTAAAGTCACGTTTACTAAGTTTGTGGAAAACGAAGAGTCTTTAGTAAGAGAAGCGCGCCCGGGTCCTGTTGTGATGGGCGAGTTTGCTGACGATGGCGCAGACTTTGATGAAAAAGCCGGAGATGGCGTGTTCACAGTATCGTTACCTATTGATATTGAGCCGGGTAAATACCGAGCTCGTATAACCTCTGGTAATGGCGTGTTTTTGAGAGCACAAGAGCAAGAAGTCTTGGTGTACCCCACGCCAATCACCACCACCTTCATTCAGTCTCGCAAAGAAGGTTTACCTCATACCATAGTGGTGTCAGGTGAGCAGGGCATGATTGCACAGAGTTCTTTGGCGGTTCATGTTGAGCACAAGGCTCCTGATGATTACGTCATGTACAAGCAAGGCCAAGCCGAAGTCGATGCGATGAAAGTGTCTTTAGAGGTGCCTTATAATGGTGAATTGGGTATTTATAACTGGTCGGGGATGATTTATGCCACTGATGCTTCAAGCCAACGTCCACTGATTTTTCCAATTACAGAGCAGTCGTACAGTGTTGTTGAAGATATCGATTTAGCGGAGTCACGACGCCTTCAAGAGCAAGCACTTGCGGAACAGAAGCGGATCGCAGCAGAATTAATGATACTTCAGAAGCGTGAGGATGATAGGCAACGCAGCATTATCATTATCGCGGTGGGTAACGTGGTCGCAATTTTATTGGGCTTATTGATCTGGTTTGTGATTCGTAAAGTGACGGCGAAGAAAAAAGCTCAACCAGAGATGCAACTTAAGGCGCCAAAGTAACTCGCCTATATAATTAGAGTTGTCTTGAGAGAACAAACTTCAAGATAGCAAGCTATAGAGTTTGTGATAACGATGTCATGAACAAAAAAAACGGGACTCATAGGAGCCCCGTTTTTGTTTCTTTTTCTGACCTTAAGCGACGTTCTCAATCGATTGGTCTGGATACTCAGACTTTGCTGCTAGCTCCTCTGGAGAGAAGTCGTCAACGTTGATCGTGTACAGTCTGTGTTGCTCGGCGCTAACCAGCAGGTCTGCCTCTTCTTGCATCAAGATGCCTTTCTCTAGCCCTAATTGAGCAACAAGATCTAGTCGTAAGAAAGCGCGTTTTTGGTGCGTTTCTTTGCAGACTTTGTCGAATAGCGGTTCAGCTTGAAGAATGACTTCTAGTGCTTTCTCTATCTTACCTACTGGATTGTATTCGGTTGCTTCTAAATATTGACCACGGCCAATACGTGAACGTGTCTCGCTTGGCGTTTGTAGAATATGAGCAACTTGACTATCTAGTTTGTCATTTGGTGCGCGGCGAATACGACCAAATGGCATCAACACAACTCGAAGTAAACGACCAATCACAGGGTTAGGGAAATTTGCTAAGAACTCATCAATAGCGACTTCAGTTTGGCGCAAGCTGTCTTGCATACCCCAATGAACTAACGGTAGATCTTCAGCATGGCTGCCTTCGCTTTCAAAGCGTTTTAGTGTTGCCGAACCTAAATACAGTTGACTTAAGATATCACCTAATCTTGCTGATAGGCGTTCTCTGCGTTTCAGTGAGCCACCTAGAACGGCCATTGAAATATCAGAAAGTAGCGCTAGGTTTGCACTGTAGCGATTAAGTTTCTGGTAGTAGCGCTTAGTTTGTTGATCAGTTTTACTTGCTGGAGTTGGAGTATCAGAACCTCGGCCATCGGTTAAACCGAACCAGAAGCTACGAACTAAGTTACTTAGTGTAAAGCTAACATGTCCAGCTAACGCAGAATCAAACTTATCCAGTGCATCGCTGCTTTCTGAATAAGCGGCTTCCATTTCATTTAGAACATATGGGTGACAGCGAATTGCGCCTTGCCCATAGATGATCATCGAACGAGTTAGGATGTTAGCACCTTCCACGGTAATCGCGATTGGTGCGCCTTGGTAGCTACGAGCTAAGAAGTTTGATGGACCTAAACAGATGCCTTTACCACCGACGATATCCATCGCATCAATGATGCTGCGTTGGCCACGATGAGTACAATGGTATTTTACGATTGCAGAGATAACTGAAGGTTTTTCGCCAAGGTCGATGCCAGCAACGGTTAGGTTACTTGCCGCGTCCATTACGTAAGCATTCCCGGCTAGGCGTGCAAGTGGTTCTTCCACCCCTTCCATACGACCAATTGGTTGTTTGAATTGACGACGGATACGAGCATATGCCCCCGTCGCTAATGCTGCCGACTTGATACCACCCGTCGAGTTTGAAGGAAGTGTGATACCACGCCCAACCGATAAACATTCAACTAGCATGCGCCAGCCTTGTCCTGCCATTTTCTGGCCACCAATGATGAAATCGATAGGGACGAAGAGGTCATCACCTTGGGTTGGGCCATTTTGGAACGGTACGTTAAGTGGTGAGTGACGATTACCAATCTTCACGCCTTTTAAATCGGTAGGGATAAGCGCACAAGTGATACCGAGCTCTTGCTTGTCGCCAAGCAGGCCGTCTGGATCTCGTAATTTAAACGCAAGCCCCAATACTGTTGCGACAGGTGCAAGGGTAATGTAGCGCTTGTTCCAAGTGAGGCGCATACCTAAGACTTCTTCGCCTTGCCATTCGCCTTTACATACAATGCCGTAATCAGGGATTGAGCCTGCATCTGAGCCAGCTTCCGGGCTAGTTAGGGCAAAACAAGGGATCTCTTTACCTTCTGCTAAGCGGGGTAGGTAGTGGTTTCTTTGTTCTTCTGTACCGTAGTGCTGCAATAGCTCACCGGGGCCTAACGAGTTAGGTACGCCAACGGTTGATGACAATACGCTAGAAACGCCAGTTAGCTTCTGTAGCACTAAAGACTGAGCGTAAGCCGAGAATTCTAAGCCACCGTATTTTTTCTTGATGATCATGGCGAAGAATTTTTGGTCTTTCAGGTATTGCCATACTTCTGGTGGCAAGTCGGCAAGTTCATGTGTCACTTGGTAATCGTTAACCATTTCACAAACCTGATTAACCGGACCATCTAAAAAGGCTTGCTCAGCTTCAGACAACTTAGGGTCTGCAATGTCTTGCAGCTTCTTCCATTCTGGTTTGCCTTTGAACAGCTCGGCTTCCCACCATACGGTACCAGCTTCCAATGCTTCTTTTTCTGTCTGAGACATTGCTGGTAGGACTTTCTTAAATAAAGACAGTGCTTTTTGACTGATGATGGTTTGGCGGATGGCAGGTACAGCAAGCAATGCAACGGCCAATAGGTAACAAAGCCAGCCAGTGACAGCGACGCCGCCAAACAATGTCAGTACAACCATTGAACCGGTAAGGATGACTAAAGCGCGTACCAGACTAACTCTATGGTAAAGGCAGACACCAAAGATAGTTGTCATGGCAAGTAGGGAGAGCAATATGTTCATGATCGATTTCCTTTTCAGAGATCACTTATTGTTATGAATTTAGGTAAGAGGTCTAACCAGTTAAGTGTAAACAAAATATTAAATATTTGTAAAACTCTAAATTGGGTAAAAAGTGATCTTAATAGAGTTAAAATTCTAATTGTGAGAGGTTGGTGGTGAATAATTGGACGGTTCTGCCATGAGATATTAATTAAGGTGGCAATCTTTTGGCTTAAGTATCGACACTATTTCATGTTTGTGGGTAAACTCAGGTAAAAGAGGGGGGAAACCTCAGTTCTCATTTCACGTACTTTAAGTTGCGTAAAAAATATAAGAGATAAGCCTTATGTACCAAGACCTAATCAAAAGTGAATTGAACGAAGCTGCTGACGTTCTTAACAAGTTTTTGAGCGATGACCATAACATCGCTCAGATCGAAGCTGCGGCAAAAATGATTGCTGACTCATTTAAACAAGAAGGCAAAGTGCTTTCTTGTGGTAACGGTGGTTCGCACTGTGATGCGATGCATTTTGCGGAAGAGCTTACTGGCCGTTACCGAGAAAATCGCCCAGGTTATGCTGGTATTGCGATTTCAGACCCTAGCCACTTATCTTGTGTGAGTAATGATTTTGGTTATGATCACGTATTTTCTCGTTATGTAGAAGCCGTGGGTCGCAAGGGCGATGTGTTGTTTGGTCTGTCGACTTCTGGCAACTCTGGCAATATTCTAAAAGCGATTGAAGCAGCTCAAGCAAAAGGCATGAAGACCATTGCATTGACCGGCAAAGATGGCGGTAAAATGGCAGGTTGTGCTGATATCGAAATTCGAGTGCCTCACTTTGGTTACGCTGACCGTATTCAAGAGGTTCACATTAAGATCATTCATATTGTGATTCAGCTTGTTGAAAAAGAGATGGAAGAATAGTTTTACAGATATTTGGAGCCTTGATTAGGCTCCATGGGTTTTAATAGGGAGTAGATTAAACCATGTGTGAATTGCTTGGTATGAGCGCGAATGTGCCAACTGATATTTGTTTTAGTTTCACCGGCCTGATGCAGCGTGGAGGGAATACCGGTCCGCATCGTGATGGATGGGGAATTACCTTTTATGAAGGGAAGGGCTTTCGAACATTCAAAGATCCTAACCCTAGCTGTGAATCAAAGATTGCCGAGTTGGTTCAAAACTACCCAATTAAAAGCCAAGCTGTTGTCAGTCATATCCGCCAAGCTAACCGTGGTGGCGTTAATCTAGAAAATACCCACCCTTTTACGCGTGAACTCTGGGGGCGATATTGGACTTTCGCTCATAACGGCCAATTGACGGATTACGATGACCTACACAGTGGACGTTTTAGACCCGTAGGAGAAACAGACAGCGAGTTATCGTTCTGTTGGTTAGTGAAGCAGCTCGAAGACCGTTTTCCTGAGCCGCCTCAAGACATGGAAGGGATGTTTCGCTATGTTGCGGAATGTTGTGACCAGCTACGAGAAAAAGGTGTCTTCAACATGTTGTTGAGTGATGGTGAGTATGTGATGACTTACTGTACTAACCACTTGTATTGGATAACAAGACGCGCTCCTTTTGGGAATGCGAGCTTAATTGATGAAGACGTTGAGATTAACTTCCAAGAAGAAACAACGCCCAATGATGTGGTTACGGTAGTGGCAACTCAACCTCTAACATGCAATGAAGAGTGGTTTAGAATGAAGCCGGGCGAATACGCGCTGTTTCATTTTGGTGAGTTGATTGGCAATAACCATCAAGAGCTGGAAGATGTCGCTTACGCACCGAAAAAGGTCGCAAGTCAGGCGCCGACAGAGGCTTTGAGCTAAAGCGACCAAATAATACTATTTTGAACCGGACAAACGAAAGGCCGCTTACTGTACTGATACTAAGTCAGTTAGCGGCCTTTTTGTTTTCTGATTTTGTGTTTGACGACTTGTTTTTCAGCGATCTGTTTAGCGAGAACGGTCTGAAGATCTATTCCTCTGCGTAACCGTGCTTACCTAATATCTTATCATCTAAGATCGCTTGCCCGTTGACCATTGATAGACGATTTTCAGCGAACCACTTGCAGACCATAGGGTAAATATAGTGTTCTTGGGTGAGAACTCGGCTTGCTAGTATATCGGCATCATCCCCTTCAAATACAGGTACCTTAGCTTGCAAGATCACAGGGCCGCCATCGAGTTCTTCGGTAACAAAGTGAACACTGGTTCCGTGTTCTTCATCTTGCGCGTCAATAGCACGTTGGTGAGTGTGCAGACCTGGGTATTTAGGTAACAACGAAGGATGGATGTTGACCATTTTTCCCGCGTAATGACGAACAAACTCTGAACTCAGAATTCGCATATAGCCAGCGAGTACAATCAGGTCTGGTTGGTAAGTATCGATCTGAAGCATCAATTCATGATCAAACTCTTCACGCGAGTTAAATTCTTTGGGATTCACCGAGTGAGCGTCAACACCGGCTAATTTTGCTCTCTCTAGACCAAAAGCATCCGCTTTGTTTGAGAAGACAGCGTTAACAGAAGCATCAATCATACTGTTATCGCAAGCATCTAAAATTGCCTGTAAGTTGCTTCCGCTTCCTGAAACTAACACAACGATGTTTTTCTTAGATTGACTGATTTTCTTCGATTGATTGTTTTTCATAGAGTGGGTCATGCGGTTGATTAACGAGAGAGTTTACAATTTACCTACATAAACTAAGGTTTTCTGCGGGCTAAATAGCAAAATGAGGACCAATAGGTCCTCATTTATTAACTAAGTCAGTGAGCGTATCACTTATTTGATTTCTACTTGCTCTTCACCTGCTTCAGCGTTTGCGATCTCACCGATAACCCAAGCATTTTCGCCTTCAGCTTTCAGTAGTTCAACAGCAGCATCTGCTTGATCTTTAGGTAGAGCAACAACTAGGCCAACACCACAGTTGAAAGTGCGGTACATTTCAAATGTTTCCACGTTGCCTTTCTCTTGTAGCCAGCTGAAGATAGCAGGCCATTCCCAGCTCTTGCCATCAATCACTGCTTTAGTGCCTTCAGGAAGTACGCGTGGGATGTTTTCCCAGAAACCACCACCTGTGATGTGCGAAATAGCATGAATATCATGCTCAGCGATCATCTTAAGTGCTGACTTTATGTAAATCTTAGTTGGTTCTAGTAGGTGTTCACCGATAGTGCGACCTTCTAGCTCTTCACTCTTATCGGCACCAGAAACTTCGAGTACCTTACGAATGAGAGAATAACCATTTGAGTGTGGACCACTTGAGCCAACAGCGATAAGTGCGTTACCTGCTGCTACTTTAGTACCATCAATAATGTCAGCTTTTTCTACAACACCAACACAGAAGCCAGCAACATCGTAGTCGTCGCCTTCGTACATGCCTGGCATTTCAGCCGTTTCGCCACCGATTAGTGCACAACCAGCTTGAACACAACCTTCAGCGATACCCGAAACAACGTCTGCAGCTGTATCTACATCTAGCTTACCTGTTGCGTAGTAGTCTAGGAAGAATAACGGCTCACCACCTTGAACGATTAGGTCGTTCACACACATTGCCACTAGGTCGATACCAATGGTGTCGTGTTTTTTCAGATCCAAGGCAAGGCGAAGTTTAGTACCAACACCATCAGTACCTGAAACAAGTACTGGCTCTTTGTATTTCGTTGGAAGTTCACATAGGGCGCCAAAGCCACCAATACCGCCCATTACTTCAGGGCGACGAGTGCGTTTAACTGCACCTTTAATACGGTCTACTAGTGCATTACCTGCGTCGATATCAACACCAGCGTCTTTGTAGCTTAGAGAAGAAGTATTACCACTCACGGGATAGTCCTCGAACTTAAGTTGGATGTGAAAACGGCGCTATTCTAACAGGGCTTGATTACCAAGAGCAAACGTTTGCGCGGTTTTTTTTATTAGAATAAAGATTCTGAAATAACCACACAGTTCGTGTATAATCTACAGGTTTGTTTAAATATTGCCGGAGTTGGAAATGAAAGTTGTTGAAGTGAAACACCCGCTAGTAAAACATAAAATTGGCCTGATGCGTGAAGGTGACATTAGCACTAAGCGTTTTCGTGAGCTAGCGACAGAAGTGGGTAGCCTTCTAACATACGAAGCGACATCAGACTTTGAAACTGAGCGTGTAACTATTAATGGTTGGAACGGTCCAGTAGAAGTTGACCAAATTAAGGGTAAAAAAGTAACAGTAGTGCCAATTCT harbors:
- the purM gene encoding phosphoribosylformylglycinamidine cyclo-ligase; protein product: MSGNTSSLSYKDAGVDIDAGNALVDRIKGAVKRTRRPEVMGGIGGFGALCELPTKYKEPVLVSGTDGVGTKLRLALDLKKHDTIGIDLVAMCVNDLIVQGGEPLFFLDYYATGKLDVDTAADVVSGIAEGCVQAGCALIGGETAEMPGMYEGDDYDVAGFCVGVVEKADIIDGTKVAAGNALIAVGSSGPHSNGYSLIRKVLEVSGADKSEELEGRTIGEHLLEPTKIYIKSALKMIAEHDIHAISHITGGGFWENIPRVLPEGTKAVIDGKSWEWPAIFSWLQEKGNVETFEMYRTFNCGVGLVVALPKDQADAAVELLKAEGENAWVIGEIANAEAGEEQVEIK
- the fadE gene encoding acyl-CoA dehydrogenase FadE, producing MNILLSLLAMTTIFGVCLYHRVSLVRALVILTGSMVVLTLFGGVAVTGWLCYLLAVALLAVPAIRQTIISQKALSLFKKVLPAMSQTEKEALEAGTVWWEAELFKGKPEWKKLQDIADPKLSEAEQAFLDGPVNQVCEMVNDYQVTHELADLPPEVWQYLKDQKFFAMIIKKKYGGLEFSAYAQSLVLQKLTGVSSVLSSTVGVPNSLGPGELLQHYGTEEQRNHYLPRLAEGKEIPCFALTSPEAGSDAGSIPDYGIVCKGEWQGEEVLGMRLTWNKRYITLAPVATVLGLAFKLRDPDGLLGDKQELGITCALIPTDLKGVKIGNRHSPLNVPFQNGPTQGDDLFVPIDFIIGGQKMAGQGWRMLVECLSVGRGITLPSNSTGGIKSAALATGAYARIRRQFKQPIGRMEGVEEPLARLAGNAYVMDAASNLTVAGIDLGEKPSVISAIVKYHCTHRGQRSIIDAMDIVGGKGICLGPSNFLARSYQGAPIAITVEGANILTRSMIIYGQGAIRCHPYVLNEMEAAYSESSDALDKFDSALAGHVSFTLSNLVRSFWFGLTDGRGSDTPTPASKTDQQTKRYYQKLNRYSANLALLSDISMAVLGGSLKRRERLSARLGDILSQLYLGSATLKRFESEGSHAEDLPLVHWGMQDSLRQTEVAIDEFLANFPNPVIGRLLRVVLMPFGRIRRAPNDKLDSQVAHILQTPSETRSRIGRGQYLEATEYNPVGKIEKALEVILQAEPLFDKVCKETHQKRAFLRLDLVAQLGLEKGILMQEEADLLVSAEQHRLYTINVDDFSPEELAAKSEYPDQSIENVA
- a CDS encoding TIGR03503 family protein, which translates into the protein MLRVLATGYLLLLSFSLHAATESVMSLLDNRFRVDPSIEQVTFVIYRADNSKPVVLVRPDGKKYYSWRNADNVRWYEESSMDIISIDKPMPGPWQAVGKVSPKNNIKLLSHLVLDANEFPNKLYQTEHIKFTARLTSDGKPLVLRDFLDRVKLKVTFTKFVENEESLVREARPGPVVMGEFADDGADFDEKAGDGVFTVSLPIDIEPGKYRARITSGNGVFLRAQEQEVLVYPTPITTTFIQSRKEGLPHTIVVSGEQGMIAQSSLAVHVEHKAPDDYVMYKQGQAEVDAMKVSLEVPYNGELGIYNWSGMIYATDASSQRPLIFPITEQSYSVVEDIDLAESRRLQEQALAEQKRIAAELMILQKREDDRQRSIIIIAVGNVVAILLGLLIWFVIRKVTAKKKAQPEMQLKAPK
- the purN gene encoding phosphoribosylglycinamide formyltransferase; the encoded protein is MKNNQSKKISQSKKNIVVLVSGSGSNLQAILDACDNSMIDASVNAVFSNKADAFGLERAKLAGVDAHSVNPKEFNSREEFDHELMLQIDTYQPDLIVLAGYMRILSSEFVRHYAGKMVNIHPSLLPKYPGLHTHQRAIDAQDEEHGTSVHFVTEELDGGPVILQAKVPVFEGDDADILASRVLTQEHYIYPMVCKWFAENRLSMVNGQAILDDKILGKHGYAEE
- a CDS encoding class II glutamine amidotransferase; its protein translation is MCELLGMSANVPTDICFSFTGLMQRGGNTGPHRDGWGITFYEGKGFRTFKDPNPSCESKIAELVQNYPIKSQAVVSHIRQANRGGVNLENTHPFTRELWGRYWTFAHNGQLTDYDDLHSGRFRPVGETDSELSFCWLVKQLEDRFPEPPQDMEGMFRYVAECCDQLREKGVFNMLLSDGEYVMTYCTNHLYWITRRAPFGNASLIDEDVEINFQEETTPNDVVTVVATQPLTCNEEWFRMKPGEYALFHFGELIGNNHQELEDVAYAPKKVASQAPTEALS
- the lpcA gene encoding D-sedoheptulose 7-phosphate isomerase yields the protein MYQDLIKSELNEAADVLNKFLSDDHNIAQIEAAAKMIADSFKQEGKVLSCGNGGSHCDAMHFAEELTGRYRENRPGYAGIAISDPSHLSCVSNDFGYDHVFSRYVEAVGRKGDVLFGLSTSGNSGNILKAIEAAQAKGMKTIALTGKDGGKMAGCADIEIRVPHFGYADRIQEVHIKIIHIVIQLVEKEMEE